From Pseudoleptotrichia goodfellowii, a single genomic window includes:
- a CDS encoding type II toxin-antitoxin system RelE family toxin, whose translation MKISYKVKYLKKAEKFMKKNKDFGKKFFKNFSELSEDFYNNFQNFDIEYYRSIPNSFRMRIGKYRALFTVEDEIRIIEVIEINSRGDIY comes from the coding sequence TTGAAGATCTCCTATAAAGTAAAGTATTTAAAAAAAGCAGAAAAATTTATGAAAAAAAACAAAGATTTCGGGAAAAAGTTTTTTAAAAATTTTTCCGAATTATCAGAAGACTTTTATAACAATTTTCAAAATTTTGATATAGAATATTACAGGTCTATACCGAATTCATTTAGAATGAGAATAGGTAAATATAGAGCCTTATTTACTGTCGAAGATGAAATAAGAATTATTGAAGTTATTGAGATTAATAGTCGTGGAGATATTTACTAA
- a CDS encoding type 2 periplasmic-binding domain-containing protein — protein MSEKIIFKKILFILIVVLFFSCEKEKFKMNENKNLKGYLITEKETELSIFAMDSGKALNTEWPIFKKATEMTNIRLKNVASQNQTNQTEAYNLLVSSGQLPDIVSYMDTAVLERLGMEGGLVPLEDLIEKYAPNIKKFWEQNPRYKKDAIAADGHIYVIPNYYDYFNSMPSTGYFIRKDWLKKLNLKEPETTEELYNVLTAFRDKDPNGNGKKDEIPFFFRSESPKDTIRLLVDVFKARTFWYEDSAGKIKFGAVQPEFREAIKNIAQWYKEGLIDKEIFTRGLVSRDYMLSNNIGGYTNDWFGSTASYNEKLGKNIPDFDLAFIAPPKYKNNNQTYQARTTEYGAWGISSKSKKVIEAIKYFDFWYSEEGRRLWNYGIEGSEWVLKDGKPLFTDKVLNNTEGKTALQVLKETGAQFRLGVAQDAEYERQWYPKEAVEAIDTYIKNNYVHELLPSLKYTKEEAEDFSKINTQLNAYVEEMSQKWIMGVSDVDKDWEEYIKRIEQIGLKKAEQIQQKAYDRFMK, from the coding sequence ATGTCTGAAAAAATTATATTTAAAAAGATTTTATTTATTTTAATAGTTGTGCTCTTTTTTTCCTGTGAAAAAGAAAAATTCAAAATGAATGAAAATAAGAATTTGAAGGGATATTTAATTACTGAAAAAGAAACAGAATTGTCTATATTTGCAATGGATTCGGGAAAAGCTTTAAATACTGAATGGCCGATATTCAAAAAAGCAACAGAAATGACAAATATCCGTTTAAAAAACGTTGCATCACAAAATCAGACAAATCAAACTGAAGCATATAATTTACTTGTATCTTCGGGTCAATTACCCGACATTGTATCATATATGGATACGGCAGTACTGGAAAGACTCGGAATGGAGGGCGGGCTTGTTCCGTTGGAAGATTTAATAGAAAAATATGCTCCAAATATCAAAAAATTCTGGGAACAAAATCCGAGATATAAAAAAGATGCGATTGCTGCAGACGGTCATATCTATGTTATTCCGAATTATTATGATTATTTTAATTCTATGCCGTCAACAGGGTATTTTATAAGAAAAGACTGGCTGAAAAAATTGAATTTAAAAGAACCAGAAACTACCGAAGAATTATATAATGTACTTACCGCATTCAGAGATAAAGATCCTAACGGTAATGGAAAAAAAGATGAAATCCCTTTTTTCTTTCGTTCAGAGTCTCCGAAAGATACGATAAGATTATTGGTTGATGTATTTAAAGCAAGAACATTCTGGTATGAAGATTCTGCAGGAAAAATAAAATTCGGGGCTGTACAGCCTGAATTTAGAGAGGCGATAAAAAACATTGCCCAATGGTATAAAGAGGGACTTATAGATAAGGAAATTTTTACAAGAGGATTAGTTTCAAGAGATTATATGTTATCTAACAACATAGGAGGTTATACTAATGACTGGTTCGGAAGTACGGCTTCCTATAATGAAAAATTAGGAAAGAATATTCCCGACTTTGATTTAGCTTTTATTGCTCCGCCAAAATATAAAAATAATAATCAGACTTATCAGGCAAGAACGACTGAGTACGGTGCATGGGGTATAAGTTCAAAATCAAAAAAAGTAATAGAAGCTATTAAATATTTTGATTTCTGGTACAGTGAAGAAGGACGACGATTATGGAATTACGGAATAGAGGGAAGTGAATGGGTATTGAAAGACGGAAAACCTTTATTTACTGATAAAGTTTTAAATAATACGGAGGGGAAAACTGCTTTACAGGTACTTAAAGAAACAGGAGCACAGTTTAGGCTGGGAGTTGCTCAGGATGCAGAATATGAGAGACAATGGTATCCTAAAGAGGCTGTTGAAGCAATAGATACATATATTAAAAACAATTATGTTCATGAGTTATTACCATCCTTAAAATATACAAAAGAAGAAGCAGAAGATTTTTCCAAAATAAATACACAATTAAATGCTTATGTAGAAGAAATGTCTCAAAAATGGATTATGGGAGTGTCAGATGTTGATAAAGACTGGGAGGAATATATAAAAAGAATAGAACAGATAGGATTAAAAAAAGCAGAGCAAATACAGCAGAAAGCTTATGATCGATTTATGAAATAA
- the nhaC gene encoding Na+/H+ antiporter NhaC gives MKRKVSFIEAVMPIIFMILLLGIGYGIYGLRAEILMLISASLASIIAVKNGYTWDDIMNSIVNKLSKTMPAILILIIVGLLIGSWMIGGTIPMMIYYGLKIISPKFIIITSFLVTAFVSICTGTSWGSAGTVGVALMGVAAGIGAPLPVVAGAVVSGAYFGDKMSPLSDTTNLAPIAAGTTLYEHIGHMVWTTGPAFILASIVYTLIGFNISSGNAVTPEKVTIILDTLNSIFNWNLLVLLPPVIVLFGSIKKKPTIPVMLISSAIALFNAVVFQHFTLQQAFEATIDGFNISMVSGLNTENIIADIPRLLNRGGMNSMLGTVLIAFCAYGFAGAIAVTDSLDIVLKKLLKNVKSTGGLILSTLISCFVAVCVTSNGQLSILIPGEMFKNKYLSKKLHPKNLSRTLEDGATVIEPLVPWTAAGVYMATTLGVKTLEYLPWAILCYSGCIFAIIWGYSGKFIAKLDEKDKIYQEYLEEEKNKGGIENE, from the coding sequence ATGAAAAGAAAAGTAAGCTTTATAGAAGCGGTAATGCCTATAATATTTATGATACTACTTTTAGGAATAGGATACGGAATATACGGACTTCGTGCGGAAATACTGATGCTTATATCTGCAAGTCTGGCAAGTATTATAGCTGTAAAAAATGGATACACATGGGATGATATAATGAATTCCATAGTAAATAAATTATCAAAAACAATGCCTGCAATTTTGATTTTAATAATTGTAGGACTTTTAATCGGGAGCTGGATGATAGGCGGAACAATACCGATGATGATATATTACGGATTAAAAATAATAAGTCCTAAATTTATAATAATTACATCTTTTCTTGTTACAGCATTTGTTTCAATTTGTACGGGAACTTCATGGGGATCTGCAGGAACAGTAGGAGTAGCACTTATGGGTGTGGCAGCAGGTATAGGAGCACCATTACCTGTTGTTGCCGGAGCTGTAGTTTCAGGAGCGTATTTTGGAGATAAAATGTCACCGTTGTCTGATACTACAAATTTAGCTCCTATTGCAGCGGGAACGACTCTATACGAGCATATAGGACATATGGTTTGGACTACAGGACCTGCATTTATTTTGGCTTCAATAGTATATACATTAATAGGATTTAACATTTCTTCCGGAAATGCTGTTACACCTGAAAAAGTAACGATAATATTAGATACATTAAACAGTATATTTAATTGGAATTTGTTAGTCTTATTACCTCCTGTAATAGTTTTATTCGGATCAATAAAGAAAAAGCCGACAATTCCTGTTATGCTAATATCAAGTGCAATTGCATTGTTTAATGCCGTAGTTTTTCAACACTTTACATTGCAACAGGCTTTTGAGGCTACCATAGACGGGTTTAATATTTCAATGGTTTCAGGATTAAATACTGAAAATATCATTGCGGATATACCGAGACTATTAAACAGAGGAGGAATGAATTCTATGCTCGGAACAGTATTAATCGCATTTTGTGCATACGGATTTGCAGGAGCGATAGCGGTTACGGATTCATTAGATATAGTTTTGAAAAAACTGTTAAAAAATGTAAAGTCTACAGGAGGATTAATACTGTCTACATTGATTTCATGTTTTGTTGCGGTATGTGTTACTTCTAACGGACAATTATCAATACTTATTCCGGGAGAAATGTTTAAGAACAAATATCTTTCAAAAAAATTACATCCTAAAAATTTATCAAGAACATTGGAAGATGGAGCTACAGTTATAGAGCCGTTAGTTCCTTGGACAGCTGCAGGAGTTTATATGGCGACAACTTTAGGAGTAAAAACATTAGAATATTTGCCGTGGGCGATTTTATGTTATTCAGGATGTATTTTTGCAATAATTTGGGGGTATTCAGGTAAATTTATAGCAAAACTTGATGAAAAAGATAAAATTTATCAGGAATATTTAGAAGAAGAAAAAAATAAAGGAGGTATAGAAAATGAGTAA
- a CDS encoding ROK family transcriptional regulator translates to MELVPNNYHKKILSYIYSQKKVTKVQLSKYIDVTIPTVTLYLNELVKIGLIKESGVINSESGRKPVIFEINPENIYTVGIEIRQESLTLIILNLNLCTIYKLQEKYNINNLEEELKNIIYKSIVHSKITIDQILGIGIAFPGIVNDRKLKLEESPIVNIKDYSLEGLKETFKMPIYIGNEADYAAYAENLIGSSKQYRNSIYLSIYEGIGGGIIMENSIYSGSLQHAGEIGHMVIDYKGRQCECGRKGCWDKYVSSKIIDKLIKENNLKGLDELIDIYEKKSNNNIFNQMNEYFDYLATGIMNLFLIFDLDCVIVGGIWAPYENKIKPILIEKIKKENCKLGKNSEKIIFPKLLTKASAIGAGIIPFSNIYDFNLILRGME, encoded by the coding sequence ATGGAGTTGGTACCAAATAACTATCATAAAAAAATTTTAAGTTATATATATTCTCAAAAGAAAGTTACAAAAGTTCAGCTATCAAAGTACATTGATGTTACAATACCTACAGTAACTCTCTATTTGAATGAATTAGTAAAAATAGGACTCATAAAAGAAAGTGGAGTAATTAATTCGGAGTCAGGCAGAAAGCCGGTTATATTTGAAATAAATCCGGAAAATATTTATACTGTCGGAATAGAAATAAGACAGGAAAGTCTGACACTGATAATACTTAATTTAAATTTATGTACGATATACAAATTACAGGAAAAGTATAATATAAATAATCTCGAAGAAGAGCTGAAAAATATTATTTATAAATCGATTGTGCATAGTAAAATAACTATAGATCAGATATTGGGTATAGGTATTGCATTTCCTGGAATTGTCAACGACAGAAAACTGAAACTGGAAGAATCTCCTATAGTAAATATAAAGGATTATTCTCTTGAAGGATTAAAAGAAACTTTTAAAATGCCGATCTATATAGGAAATGAAGCTGATTATGCTGCATATGCCGAAAATCTTATAGGAAGCTCGAAACAATACAGAAATTCCATTTATTTGTCTATTTATGAAGGAATCGGCGGGGGAATAATTATGGAAAATTCCATTTATTCGGGAAGTCTTCAACATGCAGGAGAAATAGGGCATATGGTTATTGATTATAAAGGAAGGCAGTGTGAGTGCGGAAGAAAAGGCTGCTGGGATAAATATGTATCATCAAAAATAATAGATAAACTGATTAAAGAAAATAATTTAAAAGGTTTGGATGAATTAATAGACATTTATGAGAAAAAAAGTAATAACAATATTTTTAACCAAATGAACGAATACTTTGATTATCTCGCTACAGGAATAATGAATCTTTTTCTGATTTTTGATTTGGACTGTGTTATTGTCGGCGGAATTTGGGCACCTTACGAAAATAAAATAAAACCGATTTTAATAGAGAAAATTAAAAAAGAAAACTGTAAATTGGGCAAAAATTCCGAAAAGATTATATTTCCGAAACTTTTAACTAAAGCTTCAGCTATAGGAGCAGGGATTATTCCATTTTCAAACATCTATGATTTTAATTTGATTTTGAGAGGGATGGAGTAA
- a CDS encoding prepilin-type N-terminal cleavage/methylation domain-containing protein, translated as MEKKKYNQKKSMKKGFTLIEVILVVAIITIISAIAVPQVGKYLNKANRSKVIGAVAELNNSSTSWSIDHGGDSPKNLQDVLTEQGNLQKLGIGMNTSGNFKIGNIKGTMIYDKGEVYAKIDADSKAFPGEEIRK; from the coding sequence ATGGAAAAGAAAAAATATAATCAAAAAAAGTCCATGAAAAAAGGTTTTACATTAATTGAGGTTATACTTGTAGTGGCAATTATAACTATTATTTCAGCTATTGCAGTGCCACAAGTGGGAAAATATCTGAATAAAGCAAACAGAAGTAAAGTAATAGGAGCTGTTGCCGAATTGAATAATTCTTCTACTTCATGGAGCATAGATCATGGGGGAGACAGTCCGAAAAATCTGCAGGATGTACTGACGGAACAGGGAAATTTACAAAAACTGGGAATAGGAATGAATACTTCGGGAAATTTTAAAATAGGAAATATAAAGGGGACAATGATTTATGATAAAGGAGAAGTTTACGCGAAAATAGATGCCGACAGTAAGGCTTTTCCGGGAGAAGAGATAAGGAAATAA
- a CDS encoding MalY/PatB family protein gives MSNFDRIIDRYGTNSAKWDSFIQGKKGEYLHMAVADMDFRSPEEMINKMNEIVNHGVFGYTILPESYYQSVINWFSKKHNWEIDKDWIVYSPRIGISISLIIQNITEVGDGIILQTPAYPMLNDVIVKNKRKIIRNPLILKNGKYEMNLSKLEEKIDKNTKIFLLCNPHNPTGKVFLREELEEIVEFCKKHNLILISDEIHCDLVFSPYKHIPITSISKDAENLGIVCNSITKTFNVPGVIASNLIIPNKQIREQVSEILDKAIIHNPNIFGAGITEEAYNKCEYWVEEVMNYIKKNKEYLEKYISEKIPQLEVIKSEGTYLVWVDYRKLNIPEEELNRILLEKAKLKIYTGSHFGEEGKGFIRVNLATPKKNIEEFLNRFYNVLKEEKLI, from the coding sequence ATGAGTAATTTTGACAGAATAATAGACAGATACGGTACAAATTCAGCAAAATGGGATAGTTTTATTCAAGGAAAAAAAGGAGAATATTTGCATATGGCAGTTGCCGATATGGATTTTCGCTCTCCCGAAGAAATGATAAATAAAATGAACGAGATAGTAAATCACGGAGTTTTTGGATATACAATTTTACCTGAAAGCTATTATCAGTCAGTAATAAACTGGTTTTCAAAAAAGCATAACTGGGAAATAGATAAAGATTGGATAGTATATTCACCGAGAATAGGAATAAGTATAAGCTTAATTATACAAAATATTACAGAAGTCGGGGATGGAATAATACTTCAAACACCTGCTTATCCGATGTTAAATGATGTTATAGTTAAAAACAAAAGAAAAATTATAAGAAATCCTCTAATTTTAAAAAACGGAAAATATGAAATGAATTTATCTAAATTAGAAGAGAAAATAGATAAAAATACAAAAATATTTCTTTTGTGCAATCCCCATAATCCCACAGGAAAAGTGTTTTTGAGAGAAGAATTGGAGGAAATTGTTGAATTTTGTAAAAAACATAATTTGATATTGATTTCGGATGAAATCCATTGTGATTTGGTATTTTCGCCTTATAAGCATATTCCTATAACAAGTATATCTAAAGATGCAGAAAATTTAGGAATAGTTTGTAATTCTATAACTAAAACTTTTAATGTTCCGGGAGTAATAGCATCAAATTTAATAATTCCGAATAAACAAATTAGGGAACAGGTTTCAGAAATACTGGATAAAGCCATAATACACAATCCTAATATTTTTGGAGCGGGAATAACTGAAGAAGCTTATAATAAATGTGAGTATTGGGTAGAAGAGGTTATGAATTATATAAAAAAGAACAAAGAGTATCTTGAAAAATATATATCGGAAAAAATTCCTCAATTGGAAGTAATAAAATCTGAAGGAACATATTTAGTATGGGTAGATTATAGAAAATTAAATATTCCAGAAGAAGAATTAAATAGAATTTTATTGGAAAAAGCGAAACTAAAAATTTATACAGGAAGTCATTTCGGTGAAGAGGGAAAAGGCTTTATAAGAGTAAATTTAGCAACCCCAAAGAAAAATATTGAAGAATTTTTGAATAGATTTTATAATGTTCTGAAAGAGGAAAAACTGATATAA